CCGGCATCGGCGGCGAATTTTTCCAGCGCCGCGGTCGCGCCGCTGAGCGCGACGTCGATCTCGAGAAAACCCTTCAACGCCGAGAAGGCGTCATCGGAGAGCCGCACGCTGCGCAACTGTGCTTTCTCGGTCAGCCGGCGCGCAATGTCGGCCGGCGAGCGGCCGCCGGAAGCCGACAGCCCGGCCTGCTCCATGCCTTCGGCAATGTGCGCGGCGAGGCCTTCCTGATCGCCGTCGAGCACCAGCAAGGCGACGGGACCGGAGAGCTGGCTGTTGCGCGGCGGGTTGGCGAGATCGGCAAGGGCCGCTTCCAACATCGGCGCCGAACCGAAGGCGCGGGCCAGCCGCATGCGCCAGCCGCGCGGCAGGCCGAGCGCGGCCAGCACCGCCTCGAACAGGGTCTGGTCGCCAAGCGTGATGGCGAGGGGCCGTCCCGGCAGCACCAGCGACAGCAGCGCATGCGCCTCGGCCAGCGAACGGGCATCGGCGGCGGCGATGTCAGTGTCGCCGAGATCCTCGATGCCGGCCTGGAAGAACTCGTTGCCACCCTCACGGCGCTGGCGGAACACCTCGCCCAGGTAAGAATAGCGGCGCGGCGTGCCGGCCTGGCTGGCGATGTGGTCGAGGCAGACCGGAATGGTGAATTCGGGCCGCAGGCACAGCGTCTTGCCGGTCTCGCTCTCGGTCAGGAAGATGCGCCGGCGCAGGTCTTCGCCCGCCATATCGAGGAACGGATCGGCCGGCTGCAGCACGGCGACTTCGACCGCGTGCGTACCGCGGGCGGCGAAGAGTTTCGCGATGTCGGCAGCGATGGCGGGGCGGGAGGTCATGGATAAGTTGGGCGCGAGGCCCCCCTCTCTGTCCTGCCGGCCATCTCCCCCTCAAGGGGGGAGATTGGCAGCTCGGACGCCGCGCCTCCTCCTGCAGCGTTGAAAATTGGCGAAAGCATGCGCGACATCTGATCTCCCCCCTTGAGGGGGAGATGGCCGGCAGGACAGAGAGGGGGGCTCAAGCGCCACCCTTCGCGCGGTCGGCGGCCTGCGCCGCGAGTATCTTCTTCACCTCAGCCACCAGGTCACCCTCCGCGACCGTCACCTGCGCCGGGCGTGCCGCGCGCCATTCGGCGTTGTCGGTGATCTCGGCCGACAGGCGCGCGCCTTCGATGAGGTCCTTGATCTGCACCTCGCCCTTGGCGCGCTCGTCGCCGCCCTGGATGATGGCGACAGGGCTGCCGCGGCGGTCGGCATATTTCAGCTGCGCCTTCATGCCCGCGCCGCCGAGATACATTTCCGAGCGGATGCCGGCGGCGCGCAGATCGGCGACCATCTTCTGGTAACGGCCGAGGCTTTCCGTATCCTTGTCCATGACCAGCACGACGACCGGGGCGATGACATCGGAGGTATCCAGCTTGCCGAGGTTCTTCAGCGCCGTCATCAGCCGCGAGACGCCGATCGAAAAACCGGTCGCCGGCACCGGCTCGCCGCGAAAGCGCGAGACCAGCCCGTCATAGCGCCCGCCGCCGCCGACCGAGCCGAAACGCACGATCTGGCCTTCGTCGTTGGGGATCTCGGCCAGCAGCTCGGCCTCGAAGACAGGGCCGGTGTAGTATTCGAGGCCGCGCACGACGGAGCGGTCCATCACGATGCGGTCTTCGCCGTAGCTCGCGGCTCTAACCAGGGCCTCGATCGTTGCGAGTTCGCCAACGCCTTCCTGATAGACAGCATTGGCATTGACGCTGGCGTCCTGGGCGGCCTGCCCGTTCCTGGCCGTTGCCAGAAGAACCGCCTCGGCTTGCGCATCCTTCAATCCGGCGCCCTTGGCGAAATCGCCCTCGCCTTCCTTGCCACCGTCCCAGCGTCCGGGGCCAAGCAGGAGCCTGACGCCTTCCGGCCCGAGCTTGTCGAGCTTGTCGATGGCGCGCAGTACGGTCAACCGGCGGCCGGCGTTATCCTCACCGCCGAGCCCGATGGCCTCCAGCACGCCGTCGAGCACCTTGCGGTTGTTGACGCGAATGACGTAGTCGCCGCGCTTGATGCCGAGCGCCTCCATGACGTCGGCCATCATCATCGCCATCTCCGCGTCGGCGGCGACGCCCGGCGTGCCGATCGTGTCGGCGTCGAACTGCATGAACTGGCGGAAGCGGCCGGGACCCGGTTTCTCGTTGCGGAACACCCAGCCGGAGCGGTAGCTGCGATAAGGCTTCGGCAGCTTGTCAAAATTTTCCGCGACGAAGCGCGCCGTCGGCGCGGTCAGGTCGTAGCGCAGCGACAGCCACTGCTCGTCATCATCCTGGAAGGAGAACACCCCTTCGTTCGGCCGGTCCTGATCGGGCAGGAATTTGCCCAGAGCATCGGTGTATTCGATCATCGGCTGGTCGACCGGCTCGAAGCCGTAAAGCTCATAGACCGAGCGGATGGTGGCCATCATCTTCTCGACGGCGCGGATGTCTTCGGCGCTGCGGTCGGCAAAACCGCGCGGCAGCCGCGCTTTCGTCTTTTCGGATTTGTCGGCCATGGGGTCGGTCTTTTCGTTAAGTAAACACTGGCTTATCGGGAGCGGGCGTGTCCTAACCCATGCCAAGTGGTGCGGCAAGCGTTTGCAGACCTGCAGGAAACAGTTCGATAGTTTGCAGGCGCCGCGCCGCCCCTCGTCCCCCTGCCGGCACCTTCTCCCCGTGTAGTGACCGGGGAGAAGGAGGAAGCGCCGGCGCGACAGCTCCAGCGTTGCCGACTGGCCAAACCCGCGGCGCCAGCGTCCTTCTCCCCGTCTCTATAAGGGGAGAAGTGACCGGCAGGGCGATGAGGGGCGGCGCCGACTAACAAAGAAGTAGACTTCAATATCCCACCCTAGAGGGTTGAGGGCCTCCAAGAACTTCGAAACAATCAGCGCAAATACGAAACAATTCCGCCACCAGCGCGGCATGCTGCCGACACAATCCGCGACCATAAACGCGCCGAAACAAGGGGTTCAGGGCCATGACCACGGCTGAAGATATCATCGAGGGCGAGACTGCAAGGCTGAGGCCTGCCGGGGTTCCGGCGCTGAAGCCGGCGCAGCAGCCGGCTGGGCCGTTCGAGGCTGCGGCGACCAAGCCGAGCGCCCGCGACGCGCTGGTCACCGGGCTTTTGGTAATCTACCCGGCTTTCGCGGCTGTGGCGGCGATCCTGGCGGGGTTGTTTTTGGCAGGCGCCGGCAGCGTTTGACTTGAGGTCTACCGAGAAATCTCGAAGGCCGGCGCTGCCCCTCATCCGCCCTTCGGGCACCTTCTCCCCGTGAACGGGGAGAAGGAAAGAGCGCGCTCTACTTCGGCCTTTTGAGCTTCTTGCGCTCTTTCTCCACCTCCGCCCTGCAATAGCAGCCCTCGAGGTGGTCGTTGACGAGGCCCATGGCCTGCATGAAGGCATAGACCGTCGTCGGGCCGACAAAGCTCCAGCCTCGCTTCTTCAACTCCTTCGATATCCTGACAGACACGGCCGTCGTCGGATTGGCGCGCAGATGCGCGAGGTCGACGATTCCCGGACGCTCGTCCGGACCCGGTTCGAACTTCCAGAACCAGGCGGCTAAAGAGCCGAACTCGTCGACCATCTCGCGGGCGCGTTTGGCGTTGTTGATGGTCGAGACGATCTTGCCACGATGGCGGATGATGCCGGCGTTGCCGAGCAGGCGCTCGACATCCTTCTCGGTGAATTGAGCCACCTTGTCGAAGTCGAAACCGGCGAAGGCCTCACGGAAATTCTCGCGCTTGCGCAGGATGGTGAGCCACGACAGGCCCGACTGGAATCCTTCCAGGCAGATCTTTTCGAACAGCCGGCGATCATCCGTTACCGGCCGGCCCCATTCACGATCGTGATAGTGAAGATAGTCCGGCAAATTGCCATGCCAGAAGCAGCGCGCCCTGCCGTCGGGACCATCGAGAATGCCGCTATTTTCCGTTGCCATCGTCAGCAAATCCATTCGTTAATGCGCCTCGGCGCCGCTTTTACCGTGGCTTTACCAGATTCCTGAACCGGCCGGTAACCACACCAAAAGGTTTACTGACAAAGCGGCATTTTACGCATTCCGATTCATGTTTTGCTTGCCGCTGCGCGCCAAGGATCGCGAAACCGAGGGCGTCCTCTCCGCCCCGGATGAGTTCGATCAAGGTGCGTTCCAATGAAGACAGCGTTTTGTTACCTGCTCGGCGCGGCGGCGATCCTTGCCGCCGGCGCCACCACCTCCCTTGCCAATGACCGCTACGCCGATATGCCGCCGGTGACGGTGAGCCCCGACCTTTCGGCGCCCTGGGTGCTGCAACTTGGCCGTGCGCCGGGCATCGTGCGCCCGGTCCGGCAAGCGACGCAGCAGCCGCTGCAGCGACTGTTCCAGGCGCAGCCCGACCGGCAGAGGACGGCAGCCGTGCAGCAGCCGGCCAAGCGCATGGTAATGCGACCGCAGATCAACCCGATCTACCTGCCGCAGGAAGTCGCCTATGACGGGCCGGCGAAGCCGGGCACGATCGTCATCGATACGCACCAGAATTTCCTCTATCTGGTGGAGCAGAACGGCAAGGCGCGGCGTTACGGCGTCGGCACCGGCAAGCCGGGCTTCGAATGGTCGGGCACGCACAAGATCACCGACAAGAAGGTGTGGCCGGACTGGCGCCCACCGGCGGCGATGATCAAGCGCGAGGCGGCCAAGGGCCGCTATTTGCCGACCTATCTTGCTGGCGGCATGGAAAACCCGCTGGGCGCGCGCGCGCTCTATCTGGGCACCACCGAATACCGCATCCACGGCACCAACCAGCCCTGGACGATCGGCGGCGCTGTGTCTTCCGGCTGCATCCGCATGCGCAACGAGGACGTCGTCGACCTTTACGAGCGCGTCAATGTCGGAACCACGGTCGAGGTGATCTAGTTTCTGCGAACCAGCCGGTTAGACGGCGCAGCACTTTTAGTCCAGCTGTTGCCGTCAAGTCATAGTGCGATCCCGTGGGATGTGCTTAAACCGATGTCGAGTTTACGGGGGACGGGCCGTGTGGGGATACGGCCGGTCACGAAAGGGCAGCGTGGGCAACCGCGCTGCCCTTTTCGTTTTTGAGGCTTCTTTGACGCGTGGCGCGGCAAGTCGCGCCGCAAACAGACGGATTCGCTTTCGGGGCTGAGTTCCCGGCGCTCCTCTGCTATTGCAGTGCACAAATCCTGATCGTCACGCAATTCTGGACGCAACGCTGCTTACGCGATTTCCTCGAATTGCCCAGAAGGCAGAGGTGCCAGCCATGACCCGGACCGACGACAGCCGCTATCTGAACGGCGGCCCGGTTGCCCAGCGCATCATTGCGTCGGTGCGCGAAGATGCCTTGATCGCGACGGCCGAAGGTTTTCCGCCAAAGCTGGTCTCGATCACCGTCGGCGATACCGAAGCGGTCGATGTCTATGTGCGCAACCAGCGCGCCAAGGCAGCCCTTGCCGGCATCGGGTTCGAGGAGCGGCGCTTTGCCGCCGACATCACGGCCGGCGAACTGGAAGCCGCGATCCACGGCCTCAACGCCGACCCGCGCGTCACCGGCATCATCATCCAGCGGCCGGTGCCGGCGCATATCCCGATCAAGACGCTGCAGGCCGCCGTGCATCCGCTGAAGGATGTCGAAGGCATGCACCCGGCCTCGATCGGCAACATCGTCTACAACCAGCTCGATCTGGCGCCCTGCACGGCGGCAGCCTCGGTCGAACTGCTGAAGGAGACCGGCCTCGATCTCAAGGGGCTCGAAGTGGTCGTCGTCGGCCATTCCGAGATCGTCGGCAAGCCGATCGCCTTCCTGCTGATGAGCGAAGGCGCCACGGTGACGGTGTGCCACCACATGACGCGCTCGGTGGCGGCGCATGCACGGCGCGCCGACGCGCTGTTCGTCGCGGTCGGCAAGCCGCGGCTGATCAAGGCCGACATGGTGAAGCCGGGCGCCGCCGTCATCGACATCGGCATCAATTCCGAGGTCGGGCCCGACGGCGAAACCCGCATCGTTGGAGACGTCGACACCGACAGCGTCAAGGAAGTGGCGTCCTGGATCACGCCGGTGCCAGGCGGCGTTGGCCCCCTCACCGTCGCGATCCTGCTGCGCAACACCATGGTGGCACTCAACCGCCAGCGCGCGCTCTATCGCGCGACCTATGGCGTGGCGGATCAGCTCGCGGCGGAGTAATTATTCCGCAGCAATCAACCCGCCGTCGGAAACGCCCTCCGGTTTCGGACCGCCATAGGCCCAGTCGAGCAGTTTGATCGTGTGCACCACCGGCAGCTTGGCGGCGGACGCGATCTGGGTGATGCAGCCGATATTGCCGGTGGCGACGATTTCGGCGCCGGTCGCCTCGATATTCCCCACCTTGCGGTCGCGGAGCTTGGCTGAAATCTCCGGCTGCAGGATGTTGTAGGTGCCGGCCGAGCCGCAGCACAGATGCCCTTCGCGCGGCTCACGCACGACGAAGCCTGCTTTGGCGAGCAGCTCCTTCGGCTGGCGCGTGATCTTCTGGCCGTGCTGCATCGAGCAGGCGGAATGGTAGGCGACGACGGTGCCCGGTTTGCGCACCGGCTCGGGCAGGTCGAGGCTGGCGAGATATTCGGTGATGTCCTTGGCCAGCCCCGAGACGCGCGCGGCCTTTTCGGCATAGGCCCGATCGAGGCGCAGCATGAAGCCGTAATCCTTGATCGTTGTGCCGCAGCCTGACGCGGTGATGATGATGGCGTCGAGCCCGCCTTGGTCGATCGCGCGCGTCCAGGCGTCGACATTCCGCCTGGCCGAGGCAAGAGCCTGATCCTCGCGGCCCATGTGATGGACGAGCGCGCCGCAGCAGCCCTCGCCTTCGGGCACCACGACCTCGACGCCAAGCCTGGTCAGCAGAGAAATCGTCGTTTCATTGATGGCGGGATCGAGCACCGATTGCGCGCAGCCGGTGAGGATCGCGACGCGGCCTCGCTTTGTGCCTTGCCCGGTATGCGTGCCTGGTTTCGCCATCGGCGATGCCGGCGGGACCGCGGACGGCGCCAGCTTCAGCATGGCTGCGACCGGCTTCAGATCCGGCAGTTTCTCGAACAGGCGGATGAAAGGCCGGCCGAGACCGGCCAGTTTCAGCGCGGCGCGGAAGCGGCTGGGATAAGGCAGCACGAAGGCCAGCACGGCGCGCGTCAGCCGGTCGAGCAGCGGCCGCTTATAGGTCTGCTGGATGTGGGCGCGGGCGTGGTCAACCAGATGCATGTAGTTCACGCCCGACGGACATGTCGTCATGCAGGCAAGGCAGGAGAGACACCGGTCGATATGGGTGACGATCTCCTTATCCGCCGGGCGGCCGTTCTCCAGCATGTCCTTGATGAGGTAGATGCGGCCGCGCGGCGAATCGAGCTCGTTGCCGAGCGTCACATAGGTCGGGCAGGTGGCGGTGCAGAAGCCGCAATGCACGCATTTGCGCAGGATCTTCTCCGATTCCGCGACATGCGGGTCGGCAAGCTGGGCAAGGGAGAAATTGGTCTGCACGCAAAAATCCTTACTGTCCCAGAAGCCAGCTTTGCGGGTTCCTGACGGGCTCGCCGCGCTGCAGCGCCTGGATGCCCAGAATGCAGCGGGCGATAAACCAGACGGCGGCGGCCAACATCAGCACGAAGCCGATCACAAGCATCATCAGGACCACCGAGATCAGCGCGAGAGAAGGCCGATCCAGAACGTCCTGATCAGGAACGTATAGTGGCTTTCGACGAAGCCGCCGGCCTTGCCGCGATTGATGTAGGCAAGCACGATGCCGACAATGCCGGTGATGCCGATGACGAGGCCGGCGAGGTAGAGAATGTAGATGACCAGCGCGTTGGTCTGGCCCGGCTCCAGCCAGCGATCGGTCTGGCGTGGCGCGCTGCTCGGTCCTGGGTCGGTATTGCTCATGATGCTGCTCCCTGTGTTGATCGGGCGAGAGTAGCAGAGCCGGAGCCCGGCGCCATGCGGCCAGGGTTGAGGATATTCTTCGGATCGAACTCGGCCTTGAGCCGCGCCGAGAGCGCCGCCAGATGCGGCGGCTGCGGCTCGAACACCGGCAGCGCCGCGCGATGCGGAGCGGAGGCGCGCACCAGCGTCGCATGGCCGCCGCCATGCTTGCGGATCAAGCCGCGCAAGAGGTCGGCCTCGGGATCGTCCTCGCGCATCGACAGCCACACCAGACCGCCCTGCCAGTCGTAGAACGCATCGACCGCCGCCTGCATGCGCAGCGCCATCACCATGTGATGCGCCACGGACGGCGCCATCGAGACACGCCAGACCGGCCGCGCGCCGCCGTCGGCGAAAGGCCGGCAGTCTCGGATGTCGCGCCAGATGGCTTTCGACGCCTCGCCGGCGATCTCTTCCAGCGGCCCGGCCTTGCCGAGCAGCTTGCGCAGCGCCTCGATGCGATAGACGACCGAGGGGCCAAAACCTTCGACGCGCAGCAACGTCGCGGCATCGCTGCCGTGCTTGCCGCCGGCGACCCGTGCGGCGATGCGCTCCGGCAGATGCGCCGCGCTCGACACTTCGGCGCTGGAGCCCAGCGCCAGCGCCATGGCGGCGACCGCCGCATCGTCGAGCAGGCCGCGGATGGCCAAAGTCACTTCCGTTTCGGCGGCCGGCAGCACCTTGAACGTGACATCCGTGAGCACGGCCAGCGTGCCCCAACTGTTCGCCATCAGCTTGGAGAGATCGTAGCCGGTGACGTTCTTGACTACGCGCCCGCCCGACTTGAAGGCCTCGCCACGGCCCGAGACGGCGGCGACGCCAAGGATATGGTCGCGCGCGGCTCCCGCCTTGAGACGGCGCGGGCCGGACAGGTTCGAGGCCAGCACGCCGCCGATGGTGCCTCTGCCTGGCTCGCCACCGAGCAACGGACCGTAGTCCATCGGCTCGAAGGCGAATTGCTGGCCGTTTTCCGCAAGCAGTTCTTCGATCTCGGCGAGCGGCGTGCCTGCCTTGGCCGACAGCACCAGCTCAGCGGGCTCGTAGAGGGTGACGCCGGTGAGCCTGGAGAGGTCGAGCGTGTGTTCGGTCTGCAGTGGGCGGCCGATGCCGCGCTTGGAGCCATGGCCGAAGAGCTCGAGGGGTGTCTCTTCGGCTGCCGCCCATTGGACGGTGGAGAGGACTTCGGCGGAGGTGGAGGGGGTGAAGGTGGTCATGGCTTGGCCTTGTTCCTCGCCCGCGCAGGGCCAGGACAATCGCATACGGCAGCGCTGCCCCCTCTCCGCCCGCTACGCGGACACCTCTCCCCCATTTCATGGGGGCGAGGAAACGCCAACCGCCGACGTCGCGACCTTGAAAAGCCTGGGTTCCTCGCCCCCGCAAGGCTGGGGAGAGGTGGCTCGGGCGAAGCCCGAGACGGAGAGGGGGCCGTCATAGAGCGCTGTCTCCCGTCTTCCTGGCTGCAAAAACAAACCTAAGGTCGGCAGCAACGACGTCTTTAGCAAGCTGCCCTTCCAGCGCTGCGAGGATCGTCTCGCAAACACTCCTCGTGTTCTTCAGCACATCAAAATTCCAAAACCGCAAAACCGAGAAGCCCTCGCCCCGCATGAATTCATCCCGCCGCCTGTCGTACGAACTGTCCGCGTGCTGGCTGCCGTCCAGTTCCACGACCAGCTTTTGGCTCCTGCAGGCAAAATCCGCGAAGTATGGACCGATGGGCATCTGGCGAACGAATTTGTAATCCGCCCAGCCTTCTTGCCTTTAGCTCGTTCCAGAGGGTCGCTTCCGCCTGATTGTCCCCATGGCGAAGCTCGCGCGCACGAGCGATGTTTTCGGGCGAGCGGCGGCTTGGCTGAGAGGGCGTCCCCCCTCTCCGTCTCGGGCTTCGCCCGAGCCACCTCTCCCCCGCTTTGCGGGGGCGAGGAACTTTGATCCTCAGCCCCCATCAAAACCTCGGAATATCCGGAAAAGCCACCTGCCCGCGATGCACATGCATCCTTCCCAGCTCCGCGCAGCGGCGCAGCTGCGGAAACACTTTTCCTGGATTGAGCAGGTGGTTGGGATCGAAGGCGCATTTGACGCGCATTTGCTGGTCGAGGTCGATTTGGTTGAACATTTCCGGCATCAGGTCGCGCTTCTCGACGCCGACGCCGTGCTCGCCGGTCAAGACGCCGCCGACCTCGACGCAAAGCCGCAAAATGTCGGCGCCGAAGCTTTCGGCCTTGTCGAGCTCGCCCGCCACATTGGCGTCGTAGAGGATCAGCGGGTGCAGATTGCCGTCGCCGGCGTGGAAGACATTGGCGACGCCGAGGCCATATTTCTCGGAGAGATCACGCATGCCGGCGAGCACGCGCGGCAGTTCCTTGCGCGGGATAGTGCCGTCCATGCAGTAATAGTCGGGCGAGATGCGGCCGACCGCCGGGAAAGCCGCCTTGCGGCCGGCCCAGAAGCTCAGCCGCTCCTGCTCGGACTGCGAGATGCGGCAGGTGGTCGAGCCGTTCCTGTAGGCGATCGCCTCGACGAGACCGATCAGATGGTCGACCTCCACACTCGGCCCATCGAGCTCGACGATAAGCAGCGCCTCGACATCGAGCGGATAGCCCACCTGGACGAAATCCTCCGCCGCGTGGATCGCCGGGCGATCCATCATCTCCATGCCGCCCGGGATGATGCCGGCGCCGATGATGTCGGCGACGCATTGGCCGCCCTGTTCGCTGGTCGGGAAGCCGATCAGCAGCGCGCGCGCCGTCTCCGGCTTCTTCAGGATCCGCACCGTGACCTCTGTGACGACGCCGAGCAGGCCTTCGGAGCCGGTCATGACGCCGAGCAGGTCGTAACCTTCCTGGTCAAGATGACTGCCGCCGAGGCGCACGACCTCGCCGTTCATCAGGACCATCTCGATGCCCAGCACATTGTTGGCGGTGAGCCCGTATTTCAGGCAGTGCACGCCGCCGGAATTTTCCGCGACATTGCCGCCGATCGAGCAGGCGATCTGGGAGGATGGATCGGGGGCATAGTAGAAGCCCTCCTGCTCGACGGCGGTGGTGATGCCGAGATTGGTGACGCCCGGCTGAGCGACCACGATGCGGTTCGGGTAGTCGACCCCCAGGATGCGGTTGAAGCGGCTCATCACCAGCAGCACCGCATCTTCCAGCGGCAGCGCGCCGCCGGAGAGCGAGGTGCCGGAACCGCGCGGCACGACGCGGATATTGCGCTCGTTGCAGTATTTGAGAACCCGCGAGACCTGAGCCACCGTTTCCGGCAGCACGACGACCAGCGGCAACTGCCGGTAGGCGGTCAGGCCGTCGCTTTCGAAGGCGCGCATTTCATTGGCCGTATCGACGACGCCCTCGCCCGGCACGATGATGCGCATGTCGGCGACGATCTCGGCGCGCCGACGCAGCGTTTCGGCATCTGGCTTGGGCATGGCTAGGCCGGACATCGGTTATCCCGCTTGACTGGTCAAAATCTTTTACCAGCTTGACCGTTTTGTTGCAAACGCTGCTTTGGTCAAATAAGGCGGCGACCGTAATGCCCAGCTTCCGCAGCGGCAATCTGCCGCTGCTTCCTCGCATCGAGGGGAAGATTACTCGCCCGGATGCTTCGCCGGCTCGGAATGCATCTTGCGCACCCGGCGCACACCCCACCAGACCAGCAGGATGGCAACGGGGACGGAGGCTGCGGTGACGACTTCTGGCGCGAAGACGTGACCGAAGATCGAGGCGCCCTTGGCTACATAGCCGATAAGGCCGACGACGTAGTATGACACAGCGGCCACGGACAGGCCTTCGACAGTTTGCTGCAGGCGCAGCTGCAGCCGGGCCCGGTTGTTCATCGATGCCAGCAGGTCACGGTTCTGCTTCTCGACTTCGACGTCGACCCAGGTGCGTAAGAGCGTGGTGGCGCGGGTGAGTTTTCGCGACAGGTTGGCCTGGCGCTCCTCGACCGAGCGGCAGGTGCGCATGGCCGGTGCCATGCGCCGCAGCAGGAAGCCCGCCCAGGTATCAAAACCCTGCACCGGCTCTTCATCCAGCGCCTCCAGCCTTTCGGTGACGATGCCGTCATAGGCGCGGCTGGCGCCGAAGCGGTAGAGGCTGGATGCGGCGTCGGCCTCGAGCTCGGCGGCGAGCTCGGTGAGGTCGGCGAGCAATGTCTGGCTGTCACGAGTTTCGACGGCCTTCATTTCCAGCGTGGTCTGCGCCAGGCGGTCCTCAATGCGGCGGGCGCGGCCGGACAGCGTCAACGCCAGCGGCAGGCCGAGCATGGCCAGCGTCCGATAGGTCTCGATGTCGATCAGC
This region of Mesorhizobium sp. M2A.F.Ca.ET.046.03.2.1 genomic DNA includes:
- a CDS encoding ATP phosphoribosyltransferase regulatory subunit, with amino-acid sequence MTSRPAIAADIAKLFAARGTHAVEVAVLQPADPFLDMAGEDLRRRIFLTESETGKTLCLRPEFTIPVCLDHIASQAGTPRRYSYLGEVFRQRREGGNEFFQAGIEDLGDTDIAAADARSLAEAHALLSLVLPGRPLAITLGDQTLFEAVLAALGLPRGWRMRLARAFGSAPMLEAALADLANPPRNSQLSGPVALLVLDGDQEGLAAHIAEGMEQAGLSASGGRSPADIARRLTEKAQLRSVRLSDDAFSALKGFLEIDVALSGATAALEKFAADAGLSLGPALENFSARAKAIEAHGLSSAQIRYDAAFGRPLDYYTGLVFEIAVQGGDRPLVGGGRYDRLLTLLGAKKPIPGVGFSVWLDRIEALRENAK
- a CDS encoding DUF559 domain-containing protein, with amino-acid sequence MPIGPYFADFACRSQKLVVELDGSQHADSSYDRRRDEFMRGEGFSVLRFWNFDVLKNTRSVCETILAALEGQLAKDVVAADLRFVFAARKTGDSAL
- a CDS encoding L,D-transpeptidase; amino-acid sequence: MKTAFCYLLGAAAILAAGATTSLANDRYADMPPVTVSPDLSAPWVLQLGRAPGIVRPVRQATQQPLQRLFQAQPDRQRTAAVQQPAKRMVMRPQINPIYLPQEVAYDGPAKPGTIVIDTHQNFLYLVEQNGKARRYGVGTGKPGFEWSGTHKITDKKVWPDWRPPAAMIKREAAKGRYLPTYLAGGMENPLGARALYLGTTEYRIHGTNQPWTIGGAVSSGCIRMRNEDVVDLYERVNVGTTVEVI
- the glcE gene encoding glycolate oxidase subunit GlcE is translated as MTTFTPSTSAEVLSTVQWAAAEETPLELFGHGSKRGIGRPLQTEHTLDLSRLTGVTLYEPAELVLSAKAGTPLAEIEELLAENGQQFAFEPMDYGPLLGGEPGRGTIGGVLASNLSGPRRLKAGAARDHILGVAAVSGRGEAFKSGGRVVKNVTGYDLSKLMANSWGTLAVLTDVTFKVLPAAETEVTLAIRGLLDDAAVAAMALALGSSAEVSSAAHLPERIAARVAGGKHGSDAATLLRVEGFGPSVVYRIEALRKLLGKAGPLEEIAGEASKAIWRDIRDCRPFADGGARPVWRVSMAPSVAHHMVMALRMQAAVDAFYDWQGGLVWLSMREDDPEADLLRGLIRKHGGGHATLVRASAPHRAALPVFEPQPPHLAALSARLKAEFDPKNILNPGRMAPGSGSATLARSTQGAAS
- the hisS gene encoding histidine--tRNA ligase; the protein is MADKSEKTKARLPRGFADRSAEDIRAVEKMMATIRSVYELYGFEPVDQPMIEYTDALGKFLPDQDRPNEGVFSFQDDDEQWLSLRYDLTAPTARFVAENFDKLPKPYRSYRSGWVFRNEKPGPGRFRQFMQFDADTIGTPGVAADAEMAMMMADVMEALGIKRGDYVIRVNNRKVLDGVLEAIGLGGEDNAGRRLTVLRAIDKLDKLGPEGVRLLLGPGRWDGGKEGEGDFAKGAGLKDAQAEAVLLATARNGQAAQDASVNANAVYQEGVGELATIEALVRAASYGEDRIVMDRSVVRGLEYYTGPVFEAELLAEIPNDEGQIVRFGSVGGGGRYDGLVSRFRGEPVPATGFSIGVSRLMTALKNLGKLDTSDVIAPVVVLVMDKDTESLGRYQKMVADLRAAGIRSEMYLGGAGMKAQLKYADRRGSPVAIIQGGDERAKGEVQIKDLIEGARLSAEITDNAEWRAARPAQVTVAEGDLVAEVKKILAAQAADRAKGGA
- a CDS encoding DNA-3-methyladenine glycosylase I; this translates as MATENSGILDGPDGRARCFWHGNLPDYLHYHDREWGRPVTDDRRLFEKICLEGFQSGLSWLTILRKRENFREAFAGFDFDKVAQFTEKDVERLLGNAGIIRHRGKIVSTINNAKRAREMVDEFGSLAAWFWKFEPGPDERPGIVDLAHLRANPTTAVSVRISKELKKRGWSFVGPTTVYAFMQAMGLVNDHLEGCYCRAEVEKERKKLKRPK
- the glcF gene encoding glycolate oxidase subunit GlcF produces the protein MQTNFSLAQLADPHVAESEKILRKCVHCGFCTATCPTYVTLGNELDSPRGRIYLIKDMLENGRPADKEIVTHIDRCLSCLACMTTCPSGVNYMHLVDHARAHIQQTYKRPLLDRLTRAVLAFVLPYPSRFRAALKLAGLGRPFIRLFEKLPDLKPVAAMLKLAPSAVPPASPMAKPGTHTGQGTKRGRVAILTGCAQSVLDPAINETTISLLTRLGVEVVVPEGEGCCGALVHHMGREDQALASARRNVDAWTRAIDQGGLDAIIITASGCGTTIKDYGFMLRLDRAYAEKAARVSGLAKDITEYLASLDLPEPVRKPGTVVAYHSACSMQHGQKITRQPKELLAKAGFVVREPREGHLCCGSAGTYNILQPEISAKLRDRKVGNIEATGAEIVATGNIGCITQIASAAKLPVVHTIKLLDWAYGGPKPEGVSDGGLIAAE
- a CDS encoding bifunctional 5,10-methylenetetrahydrofolate dehydrogenase/5,10-methenyltetrahydrofolate cyclohydrolase produces the protein MTRTDDSRYLNGGPVAQRIIASVREDALIATAEGFPPKLVSITVGDTEAVDVYVRNQRAKAALAGIGFEERRFAADITAGELEAAIHGLNADPRVTGIIIQRPVPAHIPIKTLQAAVHPLKDVEGMHPASIGNIVYNQLDLAPCTAAASVELLKETGLDLKGLEVVVVGHSEIVGKPIAFLLMSEGATVTVCHHMTRSVAAHARRADALFVAVGKPRLIKADMVKPGAAVIDIGINSEVGPDGETRIVGDVDTDSVKEVASWITPVPGGVGPLTVAILLRNTMVALNRQRALYRATYGVADQLAAE
- a CDS encoding DUF559 domain-containing protein, with the translated sequence MRIKVPRPRKAGERWLGRSPRRRGGTPSQPSRRSPENIARARELRHGDNQAEATLWNELKARRLGGLQIRSPDAHRSILRGFCLQEPKAGRGTGRQPARGQFVRQAAG